The Phaeodactylum tricornutum CCAP 1055/1 chromosome 8, whole genome shotgun sequence DNA segment AAACGTGCTCCGGAATAGTCTACTTACGACTATTGATGAAACGTCAACTTGCCAGTATCAAACTTCTCTTGCGCCCGCCTTCGATGAAGGCATTGATGCCCCTGCTTCAAGGTGGCGCTTCCATGCTGGGACGCCAATTAGCCTTGAACGTTGGATTTATTTCGGCTGCCCGTCGTGCTCAGAGCATGGACCCGTCGGGTGTGTCGGCCGCAGCTTATGGTATAGTAATGCAAATGTATTCGGTGGGAATTGTGGTGCACGTCGCAATGCAGGGAACGGCCGCCGCACTGGTACCATCTACATTGGCAAGAGAAGGCAAGGATGCTGCCCGGAAAGTGGCCGATCGTGTCATGATTTGGGGTTCCATCGTTGGCGTTTTGTTAGGATTGACCCAGTACTTGGCGCTTCCCTTTCTGGTCCCTCTCTTTTCAACTCTACCAGAGGTACAAGAAGCCGTCAAAGTTCCCGCGCTACTAGCGGCTCTCTTGCACGTTATCAACGGTGCAGTGTTTGCTGGAGAGGGGACTATGCTCGGACTAGGATCCTATCGCGACTTGATGCTTTTAACGGCAGGGAGCGTTGGGGCACTCGTGGGCTGCTTGTCCTCGCCGCTGGGTGCGAGATTGGACGGAATTTTGCTGTCCATGATGGTGTTTTGCGGAACTCAGGGCATAGCTGTTGTAACGCACTACCTCAAATTTGGCCCTTTAGCCGTTCGGCGGCAGAGTAAGCGAACGCTCATGCCTAAACTATAGAGGTGTCACTCCGTAACTGTACACTTAAGACGAGATTGTACACTAGTACATGCATAACCTCATGAAGTACTGGCTTTAAGTGGTCTACTCTAGAGATATCTCTGTAGTACGCTTGTAGCAGGGTGGAAGGTCGCCGCGTTTGAGAAAAGATGCACTCCCTCAAAGGCCGTCATGACACCCTTTTTTTGGCTTTTCGATCCGCAAGATACTGAAAGAAATCGTCGATTTGGAACAGCAGCCAAGGCACTGCCAGTAGCCCAAGAAGAGTCGATAGCAAGGTCAATGGAATAGTATTCCAAACGTGCTCCGGAACAAACGATATTCCGTCATGCACTGCGTCCGCCACAAATAGAAGCGGACCCGGTAAACGGCTCAAAATCCATGCATACGCCGCTTCGATGCTCAGCTCAATTCGATTAGCAATAGAAGAATGCTCGTCCAGGTCCGTTATGATGCCGTACACGACGTTGAATAGCCAACATATCCCGTCCAGAACCTTCTGCGCCAACAGAGGGACGATTAACAGCGTCATGCTCCATTGGGCCGTGACACGCAACAAAACGTTGCTAAAGAGAACCATCATAACTTCACGAAATTCTTCCTTATCCAAGCTGTTCGAGTTATCCGTATCCATTTTGACAAAAATAGCGTGACAACGTTCACGTCCCAGAGGCCGACAAGCTGCCGGACCGGCATACGTACCTAGCTTCAAATGAATCAGTAATAGACCGGAATACAACTCCTTTTCGTCCACTGCTCCTGAGCCGTCCTGATCCACCACTTCAAAAGCTGAGTCGCACATTTTCTGAAAATACCGTGTGCGGCACAACCACGAAACTCTGGTGGAACGATCGTCGGTGTTCGCAGACGATGCAGGACTACGGTCTTGCGTACTGGAGAATTCTCTCTTCAGGATACTTTTTTTGGGCATTATGGGGGTCGCGAtcggaggaggaggaggcggAGCCTGTGACGCTTTCGTATTCTTACCGCTAGAACTCTTGGGAACAGGTGTTTTGGGTTTGCTCTTCTTGAGGAATCGGGCGAAGAAACCCTTACGTTTGCCGCCCTCCTGGTGATTGGC contains these protein-coding regions:
- a CDS encoding predicted protein; this encodes MAANDTKANHQEGGKRKGFFARFLKKSKPKTPVPKSSSGKNTKASQAPPPPPPIATPIMPKKSILKREFSSTQDRSPASSANTDDRSTRVSWLCRTRYFQKMCDSAFEVVDQDGSGAVDEKELYSGLLLIHLKLACRPLGRERCHAIFVKMDTDNSNSLDKEEFREVMMVLFSNVLLRVTAQWSMTLLIVPLLAQKVLDGICWLFNVVYGIITDLDEHSSIANRIELSIEAAYAWILSRLPGPLLFVADAVHDGISFVPEHVWNTIPLTLLSTLLGLLAVPWLLFQIDDFFQYLADRKAKKRVS